The genome window AGGCTTAAAAACCTGAGGGAAGGAACAGTTTCATCCCGGTCCGCTTTAATATATCAATTCCTTTGAGAATAAGATACAAGGGAAGGATCCGATATTCCGCCATCAGCGGAATGAGCGATCCTGCCTATTTTATAAATTATCGTAAAACCACCTCAAAAAACATTGTTGCCAAAAAATTATGTTTAATGTATATAATTCCAACTATAAGCCATAAAAGTAAGGCGTTTATCAAAAAATGTTGATATTAAAGGCCCTGCAGAGATTCGCCGGTGATGTGACAGCGAAACTATCACAAGTAACTGCCGGCGATCCGGAAGATCAACTTCGAGGTCCCTTCGAGAATCTAATGTCCGATGCGGCTTTGGAATTGGCACATAATCTTGTTTGTACCGGCGAGGCCAGGCTTGCAGGACGCTTGGGACGCCCCGATTTTGCCGTTCATCTAAATAAACTCTTGGTCGGTTACGTGGAACTAAAAGCACCCGGTACAGGAGTAAACACAAGACGCTTTACAGGGCATAATCGAGAACAATGGAAACGGTTTCAGTCTCTGCCCAATCTGCTCTATTGCGACGGCAATGAATGGGCTCTGTATCGTAGTGGCGTTCTTATTGATAAAGTGGTAAAACTCTCCGGCGATGTTACATCAAAGGGCAAGAATGCTGTTAAGGCTGATGATGCCGATGACATTGCGAAAATAATACGGAAATTTCTGGCTTGGGAGCCTTCTATTCCCACTGGCAGAAACAATAAAATAGATCTCTTGGGTTTTGCCAAATTACTGGCACCACTTTGCCGGCTATTACGAGATAATGTCACAGATGCCCTGAATGATACCGAATCCCCATTGGTTGAGCTTGCCAAAGACTGGCGAAAATTACTTTTCCCTGATGCCTCTGACGAACAGTTTGCGGACGCGTATGCCCAGACCGTTGCTTTTGCGCTTCTTCTGGGCCGTAGCGAGGGAGCTGATCCACTCACTCTTTCAAGTGCGGTCGAAACTTTGGCGGCGCAACATAGTCTTCTTTCTCGCGCCTTGCAAGTCCTCACCGATCCCCGGGTACATACGGAAATATCCTCATCTCTTGACTTATTGATTCGTGTCATTGCAGTGGTGCCACCTGCTACACTCAGCGGACCCGAAGACCCATGGCTTTATTTTTACGAAGACTTTCTGGCCACCTATGACGCGAAATTGCGTAAGGACGCCGGGGCTTATTATACTCCCGTGGAAGTTGTCCGTGCGCAGGTGCGGCTGATTGACGATCTTCTGGTCAATCGCCTTGGTAAAAGATTAGGTTTTGCCGATAGTGAAGTCGTCACATTGGATCCAGCCACCGGAACTGGTACTTATTTGCTGGGAGTTATTGAACATGCTTTGAACCGTATAAGGTTGGAGCAAGGCGCTGGCGCGGTGCCGGGTCGGGCATCATCCATGGCCGCGAATCTATACGGTTTTGAAATTATGGTGGGGCCATTTGCCGTCACTGAATTACGTGTCAGCCGCGCCCTGCGCGACCAGGGCGCCGAACTTCCAAAAGATGGAACCCATATTTATCTTACGGATACATTGGAAAGCCCGGATGTTGTACCGCCGCAACTTTCATTATACCTGAAACCAATTTCGGATCAGCATGCTCGTGCCCTTGAGGTTAAAAGCAAAGTCCCTGTCATCGTATGTCTGGGAAATCCGCCGTATGACAGGCATGAAGCCGCTGTTTCCGGCAATAAAGCACAAACAGGCGGATGGGTGCGCTGGGGTGACGATGGCGAGGGTAAAGGAGCACTCTTTCGCGATTTTCTCGATCCCGCACTGGAAGCAGGCCACGGTGTTCATGTAAAAAATCTATATAACCTGTATATTTATTTCTGGCGTTGGGCTTTATGGAAGGTTTTTGAACATGAGATCGCTCATGGGCCCGGTATCGTCAGCTTTATCACAGCTTCCAGTTACCTTGAAGGCAATGCCTTCAGTGGAATGCGTGAACACATGCGCCGGGTCTGCGATGAAATATGGATAATTGATCTTGGCGGCGAGGGGCGCGGAACACGCAAATCAGAAAACGTTTTTGCTATCCAAACACCGGTTGCGATTGCAGTTGCCATGCGCTCCGGGAAGTTAAAGAATAAACAGCCGGCAAAAGTGCATTATGCGCGCATTGAGGGTGGCCGTAAAGAGAAATTGCAATCACTCAATGACCTACACATTCTCGCGTCACTAAAATGGCAAGAGTGCTCTAAGGGTTGGCAGACGCCATTTAAGCCTGAAGGAAAGGGCGAGTATTTCTCCTGGCCATTATTAACAAATATTTTACCATGGCAACATTCAGGGATTGAATGTAAACGAACTTGGCCTATAGGTCCCGATAAGGAGACTTTGAAAAAAAGGTGGCGCAAGCTTCTAAATGCGGAAAATCGCGCCACTCTATTTAGAGAAACACCGGATCGATTGGTATCAGGCAAATATAAAATTGCTTTAACCTCTAATTCTTCATCGACGCCTATAGCTCAGTTGCCCAAAAATGCCCCCTACCCTCCTATTTATATGTGCGCATTCCGTTCTTTCGACAGACAACATATAATTGCGGATGCTCGCCTCATGTCACGACCCAGACCTGACCTTTGGCGATGTCATGGACAAAAACAAGTGTATATGACAAGCCTTTTAAACCACCCATTGGGAAGAGGGCCAGCCTTAACATCTTGTTCCGAGATTCCAGATCGCCATCATCTCCGCGGCTCTTACGGCGGTAAAGACATATTGCCATTATATCGAGACGCGAAGTCGGCAGAAGCTAATATCCTACAAGGTTTGCTTGAAATGCTTGAAAAGGAATACAAGACAAAAATCTTACCGGAAGAGTTTATTGCTTATATATATGGCACTCTCGCCCAGCCTGCTTTTACCGAGAGATTTAGTAAAGAACTGATAACGCGCGAATTGCATGTTCCAATTACAAAAAACAAGATTCTTTTTAAAAAAATACGCGATATTGGCGCATATCTACTCTGGTTACATACCTATGGCGAACGATTCATACCCAAGACCGAGCGCAAAGGCAGCATACCGCCCGGCGCTGCCAGATGTATCAAAGCAGTTCCTGGTAATCCTGATGAATATCCCGAGGGATTTGTATTTGATGAGACAAAGAAGAAGTTGTATGTCGGTTGCGGGGAATTCAGCCCTGTCCAACGCGAGGTGTTTGAATTTGAAGTATCGGGGTTGAAAGTAGTACAATCCTGGCTTAAGTACCGCATGAAAAAAGGCGCAGGCCGAAAATCATCACCGCTTGATGATATTCGACCCGAACGCTGGACGAGTCAATTCACCACCCAATTGCTGGAATTGTTATGGGTTTTGGAAGCAACCATCGCAATTTATCCTAAACAGGCCAAACTGCTTGAAGATGTCATCGCTGGAGCCTGTTTCAAGGCTGCCGAATTGCCTAAGGTCCCGGAAAGAATGCGCAAACCGCCCGCTTCCCGCAAAGCCGACCATGACTTGTTTGACAATATGAAATAATCTGGTAATACATAAAAGGCAGGATCACTGGTTCCGTCTGCACGGAACTGCGGATCCTGCCCTGCATCTAAAATCAAATCTCTCCCTACACCACCAGGTTCCCCATGAAATCGGTTGCTTTCATGTTGTCGCAGGCGAAAATCATCTCCTGGATCAGTTTCTGG of candidate division Zixibacteria bacterium HGW-Zixibacteria-1 contains these proteins:
- a CDS encoding DNA methyltransferase → MLILKALQRFAGDVTAKLSQVTAGDPEDQLRGPFENLMSDAALELAHNLVCTGEARLAGRLGRPDFAVHLNKLLVGYVELKAPGTGVNTRRFTGHNREQWKRFQSLPNLLYCDGNEWALYRSGVLIDKVVKLSGDVTSKGKNAVKADDADDIAKIIRKFLAWEPSIPTGRNNKIDLLGFAKLLAPLCRLLRDNVTDALNDTESPLVELAKDWRKLLFPDASDEQFADAYAQTVAFALLLGRSEGADPLTLSSAVETLAAQHSLLSRALQVLTDPRVHTEISSSLDLLIRVIAVVPPATLSGPEDPWLYFYEDFLATYDAKLRKDAGAYYTPVEVVRAQVRLIDDLLVNRLGKRLGFADSEVVTLDPATGTGTYLLGVIEHALNRIRLEQGAGAVPGRASSMAANLYGFEIMVGPFAVTELRVSRALRDQGAELPKDGTHIYLTDTLESPDVVPPQLSLYLKPISDQHARALEVKSKVPVIVCLGNPPYDRHEAAVSGNKAQTGGWVRWGDDGEGKGALFRDFLDPALEAGHGVHVKNLYNLYIYFWRWALWKVFEHEIAHGPGIVSFITASSYLEGNAFSGMREHMRRVCDEIWIIDLGGEGRGTRKSENVFAIQTPVAIAVAMRSGKLKNKQPAKVHYARIEGGRKEKLQSLNDLHILASLKWQECSKGWQTPFKPEGKGEYFSWPLLTNILPWQHSGIECKRTWPIGPDKETLKKRWRKLLNAENRATLFRETPDRLVSGKYKIALTSNSSSTPIAQLPKNAPYPPIYMCAFRSFDRQHIIADARLMSRPRPDLWRCHGQKQVYMTSLLNHPLGRGPALTSCSEIPDRHHLRGSYGGKDILPLYRDAKSAEANILQGLLEMLEKEYKTKILPEEFIAYIYGTLAQPAFTERFSKELITRELHVPITKNKILFKKIRDIGAYLLWLHTYGERFIPKTERKGSIPPGAARCIKAVPGNPDEYPEGFVFDETKKKLYVGCGEFSPVQREVFEFEVSGLKVVQSWLKYRMKKGAGRKSSPLDDIRPERWTSQFTTQLLELLWVLEATIAIYPKQAKLLEDVIAGACFKAAELPKVPERMRKPPASRKADHDLFDNMK